The window CCTTACCCAAAAGCTGATGGACTATATCCACTGCCTGACGCACACCAGTCGCTCCGGTAGGATGACCATAGCCGATAAGTCCGCCAGTCGTATTGGTGGGAATGATACCATTAGCTCGCGTTTTTCCTTCCCGGACAAAATCTGCACCTTCACCATATCCGGCAAATCCTGCGGCTTCGATCGCCATGATGCCGGCAATGGTAAAACAATCATGAACTTCCAATACACTCAAATCTGCAGGCTTTATCCCGGCACGTTCATAAGCCCTTTGTGCTGCAATCTCACAGGTCGTCAATTTGGTCAAATCCGGGGGCGGAGTCGTGATGTTATCCTGAACCTGGGCAAAAGCCACAACTTCTACCGCGTCCTTTTTTTCCACTCCAATCTTTTTTAACCCTTCCTCAGAGGCAAAAATCAAAGCACTAGCACCATCAGAAACCTTGGAGCAGTCATAGACATTCAGGTATTCACAGAAAGTTTTCGGATCAGGCTTAGCCATGGCGGTGTTGAATAAATCCGGATTGGTATTATGATATTCCTGGGCTTTGGGATTCTTACGCGCATTCTCAATCGCATTCACATACCATTGGGCCATCGCTTCCCTTGTCTTCTGTTCACCAAATTTTTTCATATACGCACCTGCACGTTCAGAAAATTTATCGGGAAAGAAATAAGCATGACCATCCTTTCTTTCTCCCGCATACCAGCCAGCTGCAGCCAGATAGTCCGCACCATAGAGGGCTTTAACCGTGTTCTGCACCTCAACCCCAATGCACAATACTACATCGGCTAAATCCGAGAGAATAGTCTTAACTGCAGTGACGAGTGCCAGTCCACCCGAATCACAGGCGCCCTCTACTCGAATACAGGGCTTATACTGAAATGTCGGATGGACATAGGGGAAGAATCCACCCAAATTTCCCTGCCGGCAAAAACGGGCAGCAATAAAATTGCCGATGACTCCTTCGTCGATGTGCTCAGGATGTCTGATCTGTTCAATAGCACCTAACCCCGCCTCTTTGATATAATGCTCAATTCCGGGACGGGGTTTCTTGGGATGGAACTCTTTCCGTCCGGATCCCAGTGCGACCGTATTATAACCGGCACAGGCATAGATCTTTTTTCTTAAAAAAGCCATAGCAACTCCTTTTCAATAAGTAACAAAAAGGCACCTTCCTGTGGAAATCAATAAAATGAACAGGAGGGTGCTTGCTCCAGCTACAATACCTTCTTGAACCACTGAGAGTATAAAACGAATGGACATTTTATACCAAATCATTTATCGGTCCGTATAACCAGTAAAACCCATTGGTCAGCACCGCATTGACATCGGCGGCGGAATTTGCTACATTCTGTTTTACCAGATTCTCGGCAATCTCTTTCGTACGATTTAAATATTTTAAGGCGAGTTCTGCACCCAGGGTATTCATTTGTTTTAAAGCCGCAAAGTGTTTTCGCAGTTTTTCATCTCTGTTTTTATCCGTGAGTAATGCCTTCCAGGGTGTGAATCCCTCCGGCAGGTCGCCGAGTGCTTTGTCCAGTTTCTTTCTCCATTCATCGGTAATCATAAAATATTCACCTTTTTTCAAATCGTAAATTCCTACCGGACGATTTTTATCGTATTTCAAAAATCCGTCTTTCTGGGAACCATCTGGATACTGACCACCCTTTATGCCCATTTTTATCATCTTATCAATTAACTTATGTCTTAAGGAACCATCGCGGAGATGGGTGCGCATTACCTTTAGAATGCACTGAAAGACATCAATGCCCACATAATCAATCAACTGGAATATTCCCATTGGCCGCAATAGAAAATCCTGACTCACCCGGTTCATTATA of the candidate division WOR-3 bacterium genome contains:
- a CDS encoding 3-ketoacyl-CoA thiolase, giving the protein MAFLRKKIYACAGYNTVALGSGRKEFHPKKPRPGIEHYIKEAGLGAIEQIRHPEHIDEGVIGNFIAARFCRQGNLGGFFPYVHPTFQYKPCIRVEGACDSGGLALVTAVKTILSDLADVVLCIGVEVQNTVKALYGADYLAAAGWYAGERKDGHAYFFPDKFSERAGAYMKKFGEQKTREAMAQWYVNAIENARKNPKAQEYHNTNPDLFNTAMAKPDPKTFCEYLNVYDCSKVSDGASALIFASEEGLKKIGVEKKDAVEVVAFAQVQDNITTPPPDLTKLTTCEIAAQRAYERAGIKPADLSVLEVHDCFTIAGIMAIEAAGFAGYGEGADFVREGKTRANGIIPTNTTGGLIGYGHPTGATGVRQAVDIVHQLLGKAGDCQVTIDTRRPFGMLSSMGGNDKTVVVMIFKKTD